In the genome of Leucobacter luti, one region contains:
- a CDS encoding ABC transporter ATP-binding protein — MSLSGAELLPATSISLRAGSSTAVRGENGAGKTTLLRVLAGRLRPSKGSATLLGHPLDERGVAIRRHVAALIEPPTLYPDLTLRDQITLIVAAWAGDAGSRGDTEPAAWVGFGTEAIERFGIGHLADRFPHELSSGQRQLVSLAVTFARPGSVLLLDEPEQRLDPDRRGLVAEALSEARAQGVAIAFASHDSQLVARVADTELRVGEPSSRERSENRGSHR, encoded by the coding sequence GTGAGTCTCAGTGGCGCTGAGCTGCTGCCTGCGACCTCTATCTCGCTCCGAGCTGGCAGCTCCACCGCTGTGCGCGGCGAGAATGGCGCAGGCAAGACCACTCTCCTACGCGTGCTGGCCGGGCGGCTCCGGCCGAGCAAAGGCAGCGCCACGTTGCTCGGTCACCCGCTCGACGAGCGCGGAGTGGCTATCCGGCGTCATGTTGCAGCGCTCATCGAGCCGCCAACGCTGTACCCAGACCTCACGCTGCGCGATCAGATCACGCTCATCGTGGCGGCATGGGCTGGTGATGCCGGTTCGCGCGGCGACACCGAGCCAGCTGCATGGGTCGGGTTCGGCACCGAGGCGATTGAGCGCTTCGGCATCGGGCACCTCGCGGATCGATTCCCGCATGAGCTTTCGAGCGGCCAACGCCAGCTCGTCTCGCTCGCCGTCACGTTCGCGCGCCCCGGTAGCGTGCTGCTGCTCGACGAGCCGGAGCAACGGCTTGACCCTGATCGCCGCGGACTCGTCGCTGAGGCACTCAGTGAAGCGCGCGCGCAGGGTGTCGCGATAGCGTTCGCTTCGCACGATTCGCAACTCGTGGCCCGAGTCGCCGACACCGAGCTGCGCGTCGGGGAGCCGTCAAGCCGTGAGCGAAGCGAAAACCGCGGTTCGCACCGCTGA
- a CDS encoding phage holin family protein, which yields MRFLLQLLAQIVLGAIALIVIHIALPGVTLHVAGFFIALGVFTLAHALLGPFVLSIAQRYAAPLAGGVGLVATLLALWVATLFQGGIEIHGVDSWVLAPIIVWVITALGGWLIMAFWIDKRLAKRKAAKLLKGAR from the coding sequence ATGCGGTTCCTACTTCAGCTTCTCGCGCAGATCGTCTTGGGGGCGATCGCGCTCATCGTGATCCATATTGCGCTTCCGGGAGTCACGCTGCACGTTGCAGGCTTTTTCATTGCGCTCGGAGTGTTTACCCTTGCACATGCGCTGCTCGGGCCGTTCGTCTTGAGTATCGCGCAACGCTACGCGGCGCCGCTCGCGGGCGGCGTTGGCCTCGTTGCGACCCTGCTCGCGCTCTGGGTCGCGACGCTGTTCCAGGGTGGCATCGAAATCCACGGAGTGGATTCATGGGTGCTTGCGCCGATCATCGTTTGGGTGATCACGGCGCTCGGCGGCTGGCTCATCATGGCGTTCTGGATCGACAAACGACTTGCCAAGCGCAAAGCAGCAAAGCTGCTCAAGGGAGCGCGCTGA
- a CDS encoding AI-2E family transporter: MFGRRSSRELEYRVAVLEEHTGAQPFPSTPASGSGSPVKRRGTWSDGFGLMATRSLQIIIVLALTAIVVLGMRQLSTVVIPILLALILASTFSPVMRWLRARNVPAPLATVLVLFAIALLLTGVGWLIVWAVQDEWDELASQAQDGFGQVLEWVQTLPFAPSAEQISEWQDTVVDFLTSSQFGSGALAGVGAITSFVTGLILMIVVLFFFLKDGPKIWHFMLRPFTGSALARAERVGDKTVATLGSYVRGTAGVAAVDAIGIWIGLMILQVPLALPLSVLVFLLAFIPIVGATLAGILAALVALVANGPISAILVVGVVVLVNQLEGNFLQPVLMGRALKLHSLVILLALTIGTVLSGVLGAVLAVPIAAVAWGVIQVWDGPNLPAKWFRPKPTEL, encoded by the coding sequence GTGTTCGGACGACGATCATCGCGAGAGCTTGAGTATCGGGTCGCCGTGCTCGAAGAGCACACGGGAGCTCAACCGTTCCCCTCCACCCCCGCATCCGGCTCCGGAAGCCCGGTAAAGCGCCGCGGCACCTGGTCAGACGGGTTTGGCTTGATGGCGACGCGCTCGCTGCAGATCATTATCGTGCTCGCTCTCACCGCGATCGTGGTGCTCGGCATGCGTCAGCTCAGCACGGTCGTGATCCCGATCTTGCTCGCACTCATCCTGGCGAGCACGTTTTCGCCGGTGATGCGCTGGCTCCGTGCGCGCAACGTCCCGGCTCCGCTCGCAACGGTGCTCGTGCTATTCGCGATCGCCCTGCTGCTGACCGGCGTGGGGTGGCTGATCGTCTGGGCGGTCCAGGACGAATGGGACGAACTCGCGAGCCAGGCGCAAGATGGCTTTGGGCAGGTGCTCGAGTGGGTGCAGACACTGCCATTCGCTCCGAGCGCTGAGCAGATCTCCGAGTGGCAAGACACCGTTGTTGATTTCCTGACGAGCTCGCAGTTTGGCTCTGGGGCGCTCGCGGGAGTTGGGGCGATCACCTCGTTCGTTACCGGCCTCATTCTGATGATCGTTGTGCTGTTCTTCTTCTTGAAAGACGGGCCGAAGATCTGGCACTTCATGCTCCGGCCCTTCACAGGCTCAGCACTTGCGCGTGCCGAGCGAGTGGGCGACAAGACCGTCGCGACGCTCGGCTCATATGTCCGGGGGACCGCTGGCGTTGCTGCGGTCGATGCGATCGGGATCTGGATCGGCTTGATGATCTTGCAGGTTCCGCTTGCGCTTCCGCTGTCTGTGCTCGTGTTTCTGCTCGCCTTCATCCCGATCGTGGGCGCCACGCTTGCGGGAATACTGGCGGCGCTCGTTGCGCTTGTCGCCAACGGGCCGATCAGTGCGATCCTCGTGGTTGGCGTGGTGGTGCTGGTGAACCAGCTCGAGGGCAACTTCTTGCAGCCGGTCCTGATGGGCCGCGCGTTGAAACTGCACTCACTCGTGATCTTGCTCGCATTGACGATTGGCACCGTGCTGAGCGGTGTGCTCGGAGCCGTGCTCGCAGTGCCCATCGCCGCCGTGGCCTGGGGCGTCATCCAAGTTTGGGATGGTCCCAATCTCCCGGCGAAGTGGTTCCGGCCGAAGCCAACAGAGCTCTAG
- the thrC gene encoding threonine synthase, with protein MKYISTRGGMAPASYSEILLEGLATDGGLVVPETVPQLSSERIEAMRGLSYPELATEILSLYATDIPREDLAEMCAAAYRAESFVADEIVPLTPLDGQLSLVGLSEGPTLAFKDMAMQFLGQALEYVLARTDRTLNIIGATSGDTGSAAEYALRGKDGIAVFMLSPQGRMSDFQRAQMYSLTDENIHNIAIEGVFDDCQNLVKELSGDLDFKRAHTLGTVNSINLGRISAQMVYYFWAWLRATDAVAEAERASTAVSFTVPSGNFGNILSGHLARAMGLPIRRLVLAANENNVLDEFFRTGIYAPRGSAETYLTSSPSMDISKASNIERFIFDVLGRDGDRLASAWAELAETGRIDLTAELGRLETDFGFQSGTSTHADRVATIRDIHATAGIIIDPHTADGVKVAREHLEDGVPMLVLETAKPEKFPEIVFEATGERLGMPEHLAELLDLPQHVTEMADDAAQLREFIAARAVRSTIVPSAP; from the coding sequence TTGAAGTACATTTCGACCCGCGGCGGCATGGCGCCGGCATCGTACAGCGAGATCCTGCTGGAAGGGCTGGCGACTGACGGCGGTCTTGTCGTACCGGAAACGGTTCCCCAGCTCAGTAGCGAACGCATTGAGGCCATGCGTGGCCTGAGCTATCCAGAGCTCGCAACGGAAATCCTGAGCCTCTACGCCACGGATATCCCGCGTGAGGACCTGGCCGAGATGTGCGCCGCAGCGTACCGCGCCGAGAGCTTTGTTGCCGATGAGATCGTGCCGCTCACGCCCCTTGATGGCCAGCTCTCGCTTGTCGGACTCTCGGAAGGGCCAACGCTCGCCTTCAAAGACATGGCGATGCAGTTCCTCGGCCAGGCACTCGAGTATGTACTTGCGCGCACCGATCGCACGCTGAACATCATCGGGGCCACCTCGGGTGACACCGGGTCTGCGGCTGAGTACGCGCTGCGTGGGAAAGACGGGATCGCAGTATTCATGCTGTCGCCCCAGGGGCGCATGAGCGACTTCCAGCGCGCGCAGATGTACTCGCTGACTGACGAGAACATCCACAACATCGCGATCGAAGGCGTCTTTGATGACTGCCAGAACTTGGTCAAGGAGCTCTCGGGGGATCTTGACTTCAAGCGTGCACACACGCTCGGTACGGTGAACTCGATCAACCTCGGCCGGATCAGCGCGCAGATGGTGTACTACTTCTGGGCGTGGCTCAGGGCGACGGACGCAGTGGCGGAGGCGGAGCGGGCGAGCACTGCAGTCTCCTTCACCGTGCCCTCGGGCAACTTCGGCAATATCCTGTCCGGGCACCTCGCCCGCGCCATGGGACTGCCGATCAGGCGCCTCGTGCTCGCGGCGAACGAGAACAACGTGCTGGACGAGTTCTTCCGCACCGGCATCTACGCACCGCGTGGATCCGCTGAGACCTATCTCACCTCCAGCCCGTCGATGGACATCTCAAAAGCCTCGAACATTGAACGCTTCATCTTTGACGTGCTCGGACGTGATGGCGATCGGCTCGCGAGCGCCTGGGCCGAGCTGGCTGAGACCGGACGTATTGATCTCACTGCTGAGCTTGGACGCCTGGAAACAGACTTCGGGTTCCAGAGTGGCACGAGCACGCATGCGGACCGGGTTGCCACCATCCGTGACATCCACGCCACGGCCGGGATCATCATCGACCCGCACACGGCTGACGGAGTGAAAGTGGCCCGCGAGCACCTCGAAGACGGTGTTCCGATGCTCGTGTTGGAGACCGCAAAGCCCGAGAAGTTCCCGGAGATCGTCTTCGAAGCGACAGGGGAGCGGCTCGGGATGCCAGAGCACCTGGCGGAACTGCTCGATCTTCCACAGCACGTCACGGAGATGGCTGATGACGCGGCGCAGCTGCGCGAGTTCATCGCGGCGCGGGCGGTGCGCTCCACGATTGTCCCCAGCGCCCCCTAG
- a CDS encoding DUF4190 domain-containing protein, with the protein MTDPNTPGPDSTQPDAPLPVPPASEQPAATPAFPAAPEFPAAAEVPPAAAPAAPEFPATPGTPGTPAAQNAEQPPVYAAAPPAPPAGPQGPGAPYQAGPGAPQQAPTNTLAIVALIASFFVSVAGIICGHIALSQIKRTGERGRGLALAGTIIGYVSFAITVISIIALVVIGGLAAAVGSSTVSQLDDATTQLEELEAELPDSSELAPGASESAGDPRSAEFCAAFTKATEITEASTQPDFEASELDAYRELAAIESPNQQVYADFLAFAEQPMPDAASSDFSAAMEAFSTAMYDDYLACA; encoded by the coding sequence ATGACTGACCCGAACACCCCTGGCCCTGATTCAACGCAGCCTGATGCGCCGTTGCCTGTTCCACCGGCTTCGGAGCAGCCCGCTGCCACTCCCGCGTTCCCGGCAGCCCCAGAATTCCCTGCCGCGGCCGAGGTCCCGCCGGCCGCAGCTCCCGCCGCTCCGGAGTTCCCTGCGACGCCCGGCACTCCAGGCACCCCTGCAGCGCAGAACGCCGAGCAGCCGCCCGTGTACGCTGCAGCACCTCCCGCCCCACCAGCCGGCCCGCAGGGCCCTGGTGCTCCCTACCAGGCGGGGCCTGGAGCACCGCAGCAGGCGCCAACAAACACGCTCGCGATTGTGGCACTCATCGCCAGCTTCTTCGTGAGCGTCGCTGGCATCATTTGCGGCCACATCGCGCTCAGCCAGATCAAGCGCACGGGTGAGCGTGGCCGCGGCCTCGCACTTGCCGGCACGATCATCGGCTACGTGTCGTTCGCAATCACCGTGATCTCGATCATCGCGCTCGTCGTCATCGGAGGCCTTGCTGCCGCGGTCGGTTCATCCACGGTCTCTCAGCTGGATGATGCCACGACACAGCTCGAGGAACTTGAAGCTGAGCTTCCCGACTCAAGTGAGCTCGCGCCTGGTGCGTCTGAGAGCGCAGGCGATCCGCGCTCGGCCGAGTTCTGCGCTGCGTTCACGAAGGCAACGGAGATCACCGAGGCGTCAACTCAGCCTGACTTCGAGGCAAGTGAGCTGGATGCGTACCGTGAGCTCGCCGCGATCGAGAGCCCGAACCAGCAGGTGTACGCAGACTTCCTTGCGTTTGCAGAGCAGCCGATGCCGGATGCCGCAAGCTCGGACTTCTCTGCTGCGATGGAAGCATTCTCCACTGCCATGTACGACGATTACCTGGCCTGCGCGTAA
- the mscL gene encoding large conductance mechanosensitive channel protein MscL, which yields MFKGFKEFLLRGNVVDLAVAVVIGAAFNAVVQKVVDSLINPIIGMVFKADSLDKALMVGLPNGGAIEFGALIGAVINFLIVAAVVYFVFVLPMNKLREASTKIAGEAEREPEVETEQELLSEIRDLLRAQAQAAPAAAALPAPAAATPDATPGTETPGAHRH from the coding sequence ATGTTCAAGGGGTTCAAGGAGTTTCTACTCCGCGGCAACGTCGTCGATTTGGCCGTCGCTGTGGTCATCGGTGCTGCGTTCAACGCCGTAGTGCAGAAGGTCGTCGACTCACTCATCAATCCGATCATCGGAATGGTGTTCAAGGCGGATTCACTCGATAAGGCGCTCATGGTTGGCCTGCCGAACGGCGGCGCGATTGAGTTCGGCGCGCTCATCGGTGCGGTCATCAACTTCCTCATCGTCGCCGCTGTGGTGTACTTCGTGTTCGTGCTGCCAATGAACAAGCTGCGCGAAGCTTCGACGAAGATCGCTGGTGAAGCTGAGCGCGAGCCAGAAGTCGAGACTGAGCAGGAGTTGCTGTCCGAGATCCGAGATCTGCTTCGAGCTCAGGCTCAAGCTGCTCCGGCCGCCGCCGCGCTGCCTGCACCGGCCGCAGCAACGCCGGATGCCACCCCGGGTACGGAGACGCCTGGAGCGCACCGCCACTAG
- a CDS encoding dipeptidase, protein MSQDQTAIETGIRAAVDAQFARTMEDLQELVRIPSVSWPAFDAAHVAHSAEAIAALLRETGVFDVVDVRRAPIEGDTALGQPAVVARREPRNGRPTVLLYAHHDVQPPGKDEDWDTPPFEPTERNGRLYGRGAADDKAGVMAHLGAIRAFAAAAEQEGNELDLGIALFIEGEEEWASQSFGNFLRENRDLLAADAIIVADSSNWDEHTPALTVALRGAVAFNLRVDTLDHASHSGMFGGAVPDGMLAGIRTLNALWDAEGAVAVPGLITAELELPEYGEARLREEAGLLDGVSPIGRGAILSRLWAQPAITVTGIDAPDVANASNTLIPGIRVRVSARIAPGQDPAAAYEAISAHLSAHAPFGARLTFEDPDFGQAFLVDTSGWAVTEVRGAMADAWERDPVDIGVGGSIPFIAELVEEFPGAQILVTGVEDPDGRAHSPNESLHIASFRKSLLTEALFLARLNARGA, encoded by the coding sequence ATGAGTCAGGATCAGACAGCCATCGAGACGGGGATCCGTGCCGCCGTCGATGCGCAGTTCGCGCGCACGATGGAGGACCTCCAGGAATTGGTGCGTATCCCATCGGTGTCCTGGCCCGCGTTTGATGCAGCGCACGTCGCTCACAGCGCCGAAGCCATCGCGGCGCTGTTGCGTGAGACCGGCGTGTTCGATGTCGTTGACGTCAGGCGCGCCCCCATTGAGGGCGACACCGCACTCGGGCAACCAGCAGTGGTCGCTCGACGTGAACCACGCAACGGTCGCCCCACCGTGCTGCTCTACGCCCACCACGACGTGCAGCCGCCAGGCAAGGATGAGGACTGGGATACTCCGCCATTCGAACCGACCGAGCGCAATGGCCGGCTCTACGGCCGCGGTGCGGCCGACGATAAAGCAGGCGTCATGGCCCACCTGGGCGCCATACGTGCATTCGCCGCTGCCGCTGAGCAGGAGGGGAATGAGCTCGATCTCGGCATCGCCCTGTTCATTGAGGGAGAAGAAGAGTGGGCCTCGCAGTCATTCGGGAACTTCCTGCGTGAGAACCGCGATCTGCTTGCCGCTGACGCGATCATCGTTGCGGACTCAAGCAATTGGGATGAGCACACCCCAGCGCTCACCGTTGCACTGCGCGGAGCCGTGGCATTCAACCTGCGCGTCGACACGCTTGACCATGCCTCGCACTCCGGGATGTTCGGAGGTGCGGTGCCTGACGGGATGCTGGCGGGGATCCGCACACTCAACGCGCTGTGGGACGCCGAAGGCGCCGTGGCCGTGCCAGGACTCATCACCGCTGAGCTTGAGCTGCCGGAATATGGAGAGGCGAGACTTCGCGAAGAGGCCGGACTCCTCGATGGCGTGAGCCCGATTGGTCGCGGTGCGATCCTGTCGCGGCTCTGGGCGCAGCCCGCGATCACTGTGACTGGGATTGATGCTCCTGACGTCGCCAACGCGTCGAACACGCTGATCCCGGGGATCCGGGTGCGCGTGAGCGCGCGGATCGCGCCAGGCCAGGATCCTGCGGCAGCGTATGAGGCGATCTCAGCGCACCTCTCGGCGCACGCCCCGTTCGGCGCACGCCTCACCTTCGAGGATCCCGATTTCGGGCAGGCGTTTCTCGTTGACACGAGCGGTTGGGCGGTCACGGAGGTGCGAGGCGCTATGGCAGACGCGTGGGAGCGCGATCCTGTCGATATCGGCGTTGGCGGGTCGATCCCGTTCATTGCGGAACTCGTTGAGGAGTTCCCTGGCGCGCAGATCCTCGTCACCGGGGTGGAAGACCCTGACGGGCGAGCGCACAGTCCGAATGAATCGCTGCATATCGCGTCGTTCCGTAAGTCGCTGCTGACCGAGGCCCTGTTTCTCGCGCGGCTGAACGCCCGCGGCGCGTAG
- a CDS encoding SOS response-associated peptidase family protein — MCASYGLGGGPHDLELTFDLPPMHEPESRELIAKWAREQRNTARITGRNARNLNPLIHAGFGAPRVDLAWWWIHIGGAPAKFAAFNARSDTLTTKWRDPLQRRAIIPAQWYIEKGQTFALPGDELFGIAAVVNPVPLPDGSTMLSYAMVTRDAVGAGASAVHPRMPLILARESHAEWLDPQRAGDAELVATVVIASEPLARTVTSIDATTAIG, encoded by the coding sequence ATGTGCGCTAGCTACGGGCTCGGGGGTGGGCCGCACGACCTGGAACTGACGTTCGATCTGCCGCCGATGCATGAACCGGAGAGTCGCGAACTGATCGCGAAGTGGGCGCGTGAGCAGCGCAATACCGCCCGGATCACCGGACGCAACGCACGAAATCTGAACCCGCTCATTCACGCCGGATTCGGTGCGCCGCGAGTCGACCTCGCCTGGTGGTGGATCCACATCGGTGGTGCGCCGGCAAAGTTCGCTGCGTTCAACGCCCGATCCGACACCCTCACCACGAAGTGGCGAGATCCGCTGCAGCGACGCGCGATTATCCCGGCGCAGTGGTACATCGAGAAAGGGCAGACCTTCGCGCTGCCAGGAGACGAACTCTTCGGGATCGCCGCGGTGGTAAATCCGGTGCCGTTGCCGGACGGCAGCACCATGCTGAGCTACGCGATGGTTACGCGGGACGCGGTGGGCGCAGGGGCCAGCGCCGTGCACCCCAGGATGCCGCTCATCTTGGCGCGTGAATCGCACGCTGAGTGGCTCGACCCGCAACGTGCGGGCGACGCCGAGCTGGTGGCGACCGTGGTCATCGCGTCCGAGCCGCTTGCACGCACCGTCACGTCGATCGACGCCACGACGGCGATAGGCTGA
- a CDS encoding YdeI/OmpD-associated family protein, which translates to MALTIETTLAPQGPATAILLTDPKVGELGGGPRAAVLVTVAGRTERLRLARMGGLNCIGLSKAVRAAFNVEIGDTITAEIALDTAERTVDVPTDLAAALDSTPGLRAKYDALSYSRRKELARAVHSAKRPETRERRIAAAVAEVSGA; encoded by the coding sequence ATGGCACTCACGATTGAGACGACGCTCGCGCCCCAGGGACCCGCCACGGCAATTCTGCTCACCGATCCGAAGGTGGGTGAGCTGGGTGGCGGGCCCCGTGCAGCGGTGCTCGTGACAGTGGCGGGACGCACAGAACGCCTTCGGCTTGCACGGATGGGCGGGCTCAACTGCATCGGCCTTTCGAAGGCCGTGCGTGCCGCCTTCAACGTCGAAATCGGTGACACGATCACTGCCGAGATCGCACTCGACACCGCGGAACGCACCGTCGACGTCCCCACGGACCTTGCCGCAGCGCTGGACTCCACACCGGGGCTGCGCGCGAAGTACGATGCGCTCTCCTACTCCAGGCGGAAGGAGCTCGCTCGCGCAGTTCACTCGGCGAAGCGTCCCGAGACGCGTGAACGAAGGATCGCGGCGGCCGTCGCAGAGGTGAGCGGAGCGTAG
- a CDS encoding ABC transporter ATP-binding protein — MNTAAVPAPSPPVIELIDVGFRRNGADILRDITLTVHAGERWALLGPNGAGKSTILGFCGALSHPSTGTARVLGHTLGRVDMQALRHEIGHVNPRHPLDSPLTLHEVVLTGITATIEIALRWEPSGAEIAAADAAIAQVGLAHRRNARWTTVSQGERGRALIARALVAEPQLLLLDEPTTGLDVAAREQFLETVDALAGSAPELTTILVTHHLEELPESTTHAVVIAHGGIVAAGSVDDVVTTEVISHAFEHPIRVAREDGRWSARAGRSGAAVA, encoded by the coding sequence ATGAACACCGCCGCCGTTCCTGCACCGTCTCCACCCGTCATCGAACTCATCGACGTGGGATTTCGCCGCAACGGCGCTGACATTCTGCGCGACATTACGCTCACGGTACATGCGGGGGAGCGCTGGGCGTTGCTCGGACCGAACGGAGCTGGCAAGAGCACCATCCTCGGATTCTGCGGTGCACTCTCGCACCCGAGCACCGGAACAGCTCGTGTGCTCGGGCATACGCTCGGACGCGTCGATATGCAGGCGCTTCGCCATGAAATCGGTCACGTCAATCCGCGCCACCCGCTCGACTCACCGCTGACGCTGCATGAGGTGGTGCTCACCGGAATCACCGCGACGATCGAAATCGCTCTGCGATGGGAGCCGAGCGGCGCAGAGATTGCCGCGGCCGACGCCGCGATTGCACAGGTCGGTCTCGCGCACCGCCGCAACGCACGCTGGACCACGGTGTCGCAGGGCGAGCGCGGCCGAGCATTGATTGCCCGTGCGCTCGTTGCCGAGCCGCAACTGCTCCTGCTCGATGAGCCCACCACAGGCCTCGATGTTGCTGCTCGAGAACAGTTCCTCGAAACCGTGGATGCACTTGCGGGGTCTGCGCCGGAGCTCACCACGATTTTGGTCACGCATCACCTCGAAGAGCTCCCGGAAAGCACCACTCATGCCGTGGTGATCGCGCACGGAGGCATCGTGGCCGCGGGGTCTGTGGACGACGTCGTGACGACTGAGGTGATCTCGCACGCGTTCGAGCACCCGATCCGGGTCGCGCGTGAGGACGGGCGCTGGTCGGCGCGTGCCGGGCGAAGCGGTGCCGCGGTAGCCTAA
- a CDS encoding FadR/GntR family transcriptional regulator — protein sequence MTELRRAPLADQAAEHLLKRIREGEWQLGEKLPGETTLAPQLGVGRSTVREAIRQLAGRGVLASRQGSGVFVTALNVREDWDSVLLRSDIVSVIEARAAIETEAATLAAERRTPTDVRAIRRALAHRAEHRTDLAAHVDADTALHRSIVAAAHNPILLDLFDGCTPRVRQAMIEMLRIRVDFGSAADHAAHEDLATAIIERDSDGAAALSRNHLRSLKEALA from the coding sequence ATGACTGAACTGCGCCGCGCACCACTCGCGGATCAGGCCGCCGAGCATCTGCTGAAGCGCATCCGCGAGGGCGAGTGGCAGCTCGGTGAGAAACTGCCGGGGGAGACGACGCTCGCGCCGCAGCTGGGAGTCGGACGCTCCACAGTGCGCGAAGCGATCCGCCAGCTGGCCGGCCGCGGGGTGCTGGCTTCGCGGCAGGGTTCCGGGGTGTTTGTCACGGCCCTCAACGTCCGTGAAGACTGGGATTCCGTGTTGCTCCGCTCGGACATTGTGTCGGTGATCGAGGCCCGCGCGGCGATCGAGACCGAGGCTGCAACACTCGCGGCCGAGCGTCGCACGCCAACTGACGTGCGCGCTATCCGCCGCGCTCTTGCGCACCGTGCAGAGCATCGCACCGATCTGGCAGCACACGTTGACGCGGACACCGCGCTGCACCGCAGCATCGTCGCCGCAGCGCACAACCCGATCCTGCTCGACCTCTTCGATGGTTGTACTCCGCGAGTGCGGCAGGCCATGATCGAGATGCTCCGGATCCGTGTCGATTTCGGCAGCGCAGCCGATCACGCGGCCCACGAAGACCTCGCCACCGCAATCATCGAGCGGGACTCGGACGGCGCTGCCGCACTGAGCCGGAATCACCTGCGATCGCTCAAGGAGGCTCTCGCATGA